One region of Daphnia pulicaria isolate SC F1-1A chromosome 7, SC_F0-13Bv2, whole genome shotgun sequence genomic DNA includes:
- the LOC124351078 gene encoding galectin-3-like isoform X3 — protein sequence MMSNRVFAFLLLLLALVTYGGISVDAQGEAQVIEVFQEADAIPSPEEEANGRTFGPFRNFDALTYKENLLHNKISFLFSLVPRPNAQQWNRPPYAGGFGSNPYQQGAFPPGYPAQFPPGGGGGFHPPHPQFGGGGGMIPGQGFYPGVGSGQGFYPGVGLNNPYYPGMLPGAGYPGIGPGFFPPGILPVIAENNNTNPSGIAGGGGNKPPPSASASVASAAPVASTAAPTTAAAASGGEDAAPAEEEETNRHKIIKMMPKSFKMN from the exons ATGATGAGTAATAGAGTGTTTGCGTttcttctgctgctgttggcacTGGTGACTTACGGCGGGATATCCGTCGATGCCCAGGGTGAAGCCCAAGTCATTGAAGTGTTCCAAGAAGCTGACGCTATCCCATCACCAGAGGAg GAGGCTAACGGTCGGACATTCGGCCCGTTCCGCAATTTCGACGCGCTTACCTACAAAGAAAATTTGCTGCACAACAAAATCAGTTTTCTCTTCTCGCTCGTACCTCGTCCAA ATGCACAACAATGGAATCGCCCACCTTACGCCGGCGGATTCGGGTCAAATCCGTACCAGCAAGGAGCTTTCCCACCAGGATATCCAGCCCAATTTCCACCAGGAGGCGGAGGAGGGTTTCATCCACCTCATCCTCAATTTGGAGGTGGCGGAGGAATGATTCCGGGACAGGGATTCTACCCCGGTGTTGGATCCGGACAAGGATTCTATCCCGGTGTTGGTTTGAATAATCCTTACTATCCAGGAATGTTACCTGGTGCTGGCTATCCGGGAATAGGGCCAGGTTTCTTTCCGCCGGGGATTCTTCCTGTTATAGCGGAGAATAACAACACCAATCCATCCGGAATAGCCGGAGGAGGAGGGAATAAGCCCCCACCTTCAGCGTCCGCCTCGGTCGCTTCAGCGGCGCCAGTGGCTTCAACGGCCGCTCCAACAACTGCAGCTGCCGCATCCGGCGGGGAAGATGCAGCTCCTGCGGAAGAGGAGGAAACTAATCGCcataaaatcattaaaatgaTGCCGAAATCTTTCAAAATGAATTGA
- the LOC124348772 gene encoding translation initiation factor IF-2-like, giving the protein MIAIVWIGALMVSASLAYEHPMKRFQPVAVVAQQRQGYALPAQGYAIAPATDFSASAGYGDPPQSAGYGAPPASGYAAPVAYPVPVYPTAYEYPEEEEESKWTKLAGKFQKGIKGGMDNVEKGIKGGMDNVEKGIKDSMNRQKEGLKNMKEMVKSTAAMKKEKIQEFKDTIKEHMKSKKQNPVEEYDTYAPAYPAPVYYPPAPVYAAPVYSPPAYSAPAYREPSYSAPAPAPSYSAPSYPAPSLPEPSYSAPAPASSYPAAPFSSVPFPLTNPSAYSSFQSGGFSGQEGSSNFDSVPSFPAGPLPVP; this is encoded by the exons ATGATCGCG ATTGTATGGATTGGTGCCTTAATGGTGTCAGCTTCGCTGGCGTACGAACACCCGATGAAGAGATTTCAACCAGTCGCTGTAGTTGCTCAACAACGACAAGGATATGCTTTGCCGGCTCAAGGTTACGCCATCGCTCCAGCTACCGATTTTTCCGCATCTGCCGGCTACGGAGATCCACCTCAGTCGGCTGGATACGGAGCCCCTCCGGCTTCCGGATACGCGGCTCCTGTCGCCTACCCCGTTCCGGTTTACCCAACTGCCTACGAATACcctgaggaagaagaag AATCTAAATGGACAAAGTTAGCCGGAAAGTTCCAGAAGGGCATCAAGGGAGGCATGGACAATGTGGAGAAAGGCATCAAGGGAGGCATGGACAATGTGGAGAAAGGCATCAAGGACTCGATGAACAGGCAGAAGGAGGGCTTGAAAAACATGAAGGAGATGGTCAAGAGCACCGCTGccatgaagaaagaaaaaatccaagaATTCAAAGACACCATTAAAGAACATATGAAGAGCAAGAAGCAGAATCCTGTTGAAGAGTACGACACTTATGCACCAGCTTACCCAGCACCAGTTTACTATCCACCTGCTCCTGTCTACGCAGCTCCAGTGTATTCGCCACCAGCTTATTCTGCTCCAGCCTATCGGGAGCCTTCTTACTCAGCACCTGCTCCAGCACCTTCTTACTCAGCACCTTCTTACCCGGCACCATCTCTCCCTGAACCAAGTTATTCTGCACCAGCACCAGCTTCCTCGTACCCAGCTGCCCCATTTTCTTCAGTGCCATTCCCGTTGACCAATCCATCTGCATACAGCTCTTTCCAATCAGGTGGATTTTCAGGACAAGAAGGGTCCAGCAATTTTGATTCAGTTCCATCTTTCCCCGCTGGTCCTTTGCCCGTGCCG
- the LOC124351079 gene encoding cytochrome b5-like encodes MMETTSAEIDMSSLKSALTTSSLSQQMLSLASSTFRLAATALTRLQQQHQQQSEQWQTELASLAHLPEYSLQQVSWHDRPDDCWIVLNDKVYNVTKLVDGHPGGMEVMMEQAGRDATLAFRSVGHSIDAIEQVDEFLVGILPEKERMYLRSRKLP; translated from the exons ATG ATGGAAACGACTAGTGCCGAAATCGACATGTCCTCGCTAAAATCTGCCTTGACGACCAGTTCACTAAGTCAACAG ATGCTCTCGTTGGCCAGCAGTACGTTCCGACTGGCCGCAACGGCGCTGACTcgactccagcagcagcaccagcaacAGTCTGAGCAATGGCAGACGGAATTGGCCAGTTTGGCCCACCTGCCGGAATATTCGCTGCAACAGGTTTCCTGGCACGACCGACCCGACGACTGCTGGATCGTCCTCAACGACAAAGTCTACAACGTCACCAAACTGGTCGACGGACATCCGGGCGGAATGGAAGTCATGATGGAACAGGCCGGACGTGATGCCACTTTGGCCTTCCGCTCCGTCGGCCACTCCATCGACGCCATCGAACAGGTCGACGAATTCCTCGTCGGAATCTTGCCCGAAAAAGAGCGCATGTACCTGCGATCCCGCAAATTACCATGA
- the LOC124351071 gene encoding mucin-2-like isoform X2, whose translation MAVLLTFALVITVASVCQAAPVSDPTFGRIPQIDFNRQSQFALNWPGLRINGQHHFDIQSGYPAVPLIVPFQPQRWTQPIRPLLRIRPSQPLCVPCFGTQTFNFSGFFPSLLNASSNNSLSSSFLPNINPMFYMWPGLFQPRITPVCCPSPTTAKPTTTTALPTTTRATTALPTTTRATTTLPTTPSATTTLPTTPSTTTTLPTTTSTTITTVPTTTQSPVRVLTRIGPNPLICLPCNAQTGPFPSFPFDPLVNIWREICCPTTTVRPPSTETAPTSTTTSGSTSSTRTTKPLGPCKGSPEDEEDPRCFDFGARQFTLSTILPTAAPTTTSTLPTTISTLPTTTSKPTTTSTLPTTTSAKPTTTTTTAKPTTTSTLPTTTSAKPTTTTTTAKPTTTSTLPTTTSAKPTTTTTTAKPTTTSTLPTTTSAKPTTTTTTAKPTTTSTLPTTTSAKPTTTTTTAKPTTTSTLPTTTSAKPTTTAKPTTTSTLPTTTSAKPTTTTAKPTTTTTKPTTTSTLPTTTTSKATTTVQPITTAKPTSTTFTPITTSTTTAKPTTTTAKPTATAKPTTTATQSTTTTPRSSTTFTLLPTPSTVQTTTAISATTTTPTPTTSSTITSTLPPTTPSAQSTTTATPGTTTTFTLPTPTETAQTTTTTIPETTTIVPETTTTATDPTTSTLPPITSTVETTTTAIPATTTTEPNFSTEVSGLIPTETIPTTTEAISVILKAAERKLKSSFENDYFYDTEDRR comes from the exons ATGGCAGTTCTGCTCACT TTTGCACTGGTGATTACCGTGGCGTCGGTCTGCCAAGCTGCTCCGGTCTCAGATCCCACGTTCGGAAGGATTCCGCAAATAGATTTCAACCGGCAGAGTCAGTTTGCTCTGAATTGGCCTGGATTGAGAATAAATGGACAACATCATTTTGACATTCAATCCGGCTATCCGGCTGTCCCACTGATTGTTCCATTCCAGCCGCAGCGCTGGACTCAACCGATCCGTCCTTTACTTCGCATCCGCCCGTCACAGCCACTTTGCGTGCCCTGTTTTGGCACTCAAACATTCAACTTTTCCGGTTTCTTTCCATCGCTATTGAacgccagcagcaacaactcaTTGTCATCATCATTTCTCCCAAACATCAACCCCATGTTCTATATGTGGCCAGGCTTGTTCCAGCCACGAATCACGCCCGTTTGCTGTCCCAGTCCGACTACTGCCaaaccgacaacaacaactgcactGCCAACCACAACCCGTGCAACAACTGCACTGCCAACAACAACCCGTGCAACAACTACACTGCCAACAACACCAAGTGCAACAACTACACTGCCAACAACACCAAGTACAACAACTACactgccaacaacaacaagtacAACAATAACTACAGTGCCAACAACAACTCAATCACCTGTTCGTGTTTTGACACGGATCGGACCGAATCCACTGATCTGCTTGCCGTGCAATGCCCAAACTGGCCCGTTTCCTTCATTTCCTTTCGATCCTTTGGTCAACATTTGGAGAGAGATTTGCTGCCCCACGACCACAGTAAGGCCACCGTCGACAGAAACTGCCCcgacgtcaacaacaacaagtggCTCAACTTCATCGACGAGAACTACGAAACCGCTAGGACCGTGCAAGGGCTCACCGGAAGATGAAGAGGATCCGCGCTGTTTCGATTTCGGGGCCCGTCAGTTCACACTTTCAACTATCCTGCCTACAGCTGCTCCGACAACAACTTCCACCCTGCCAACAACTATAAGTACGCTGCCTACTACAACA TCCAAGCCAACTACAACTTCCACCCTGCCAACAACTACAAGTGCCAAACCaactactacaacaacaacagccaagcCAACTACAACTTCCACCCTGCCAACAACTACAAGTGCCAAACCaactactacaacaacaacagccaagcCAACTACAACTTCCACCCTGCCAACAACTACAAGTGCCAAACCaactactacaacaacaacagccaagcCAACTACAACTTCCACCCTGCCAACAACTACAAGTgccaaaccaacaacaacaacaacaacagccaagcCAACTACAACTTCCACCCTGCCAACAACTACAAGTGCAAAACCaactactacaacaacaacagccaagcCAACAACAACTTCCACCCTGCCAACGACTACAAGTgccaaaccaacaacaacagccaagcCAACTACAACTTCCACCCTGCCAACGACTACAAGTgccaaaccaacaacaacaacagccaagcCAACAACGACCACTACCAAGCCAACTACAACTTCCACCCtgccaacaaccacaacaagcAAAGCAACTACAACAGTGCAACCGATAACAACTGCCAAGCCAACTTCTACGACATTCACGCCAATAACAACTTCCACAACAACAGCTAaaccgacgacgacaacagctAAACCAACGGCAACAGCCAAGCCAACGACTACGGCAACGCAATCAACAACCACTACCCCCAGATCATCAACAACTTTCACACTGCTGCCCACTCCTTCTACTGTCCAAACGACCACAGCTATTTCGGCTACAACTACTACACCTACCCCAACAACTTCATCAACTATAACTTCCACTCTGCCACCCACTACCCCAAGTGCCCAATCAACAACCACGGCTACTCCaggcacaacaacaactttcaCTCTGCCAACCCCAACTGAAACTGCCCAAACTACTACCACGACCATTCCCGAAACAACAACGATTGTTCCTGAAACAACCACGACTGCAACCGACCCAACAACTTCCACCCTGCCACCCATCACTTCAACTGTCGAAACAACAACGACTGCCATTccggcaacaacaacgacggAGCCTAACTTTTCAACCGAAGTCAGCGGCCTGATTCCAACTGAAACtattccaacaacaacagaagccATTTCTGTCATTTTAAAAGCTGCTGAACGCAAACTAAAATCATCCTTTGAAAACGACTACTTCTACGACACCGAAGATCGTCGCtaa
- the LOC124351078 gene encoding galectin-3-like isoform X2, whose translation MMSNRVFAFLLLLLALVTYGGISVDAQGEAQVIEVFQEADAIPSPEEQEANGRTFGPFRNFDALTYKENLLHNKISFLFSLVPRPNAQQWNRPPYAGGFGSNPYQQGAFPPGYPAQFPPGGGGGFHPPHPQFGGGGGMIPGQGFYPGVGSGQGFYPGVGLNNPYYPGMLPGAGYPGIGPGFFPPGILPVIAENNNTNPSGIAGGGGNKPPPSASASVASAAPVASTAAPTTAAAASGGEDAAPAEEEETNRHKIIKMMPKSFKMN comes from the exons ATGATGAGTAATAGAGTGTTTGCGTttcttctgctgctgttggcacTGGTGACTTACGGCGGGATATCCGTCGATGCCCAGGGTGAAGCCCAAGTCATTGAAGTGTTCCAAGAAGCTGACGCTATCCCATCACCAGAGGAg CAGGAGGCTAACGGTCGGACATTCGGCCCGTTCCGCAATTTCGACGCGCTTACCTACAAAGAAAATTTGCTGCACAACAAAATCAGTTTTCTCTTCTCGCTCGTACCTCGTCCAA ATGCACAACAATGGAATCGCCCACCTTACGCCGGCGGATTCGGGTCAAATCCGTACCAGCAAGGAGCTTTCCCACCAGGATATCCAGCCCAATTTCCACCAGGAGGCGGAGGAGGGTTTCATCCACCTCATCCTCAATTTGGAGGTGGCGGAGGAATGATTCCGGGACAGGGATTCTACCCCGGTGTTGGATCCGGACAAGGATTCTATCCCGGTGTTGGTTTGAATAATCCTTACTATCCAGGAATGTTACCTGGTGCTGGCTATCCGGGAATAGGGCCAGGTTTCTTTCCGCCGGGGATTCTTCCTGTTATAGCGGAGAATAACAACACCAATCCATCCGGAATAGCCGGAGGAGGAGGGAATAAGCCCCCACCTTCAGCGTCCGCCTCGGTCGCTTCAGCGGCGCCAGTGGCTTCAACGGCCGCTCCAACAACTGCAGCTGCCGCATCCGGCGGGGAAG ATGCAGCTCCTGCGGAAGAGGAGGAAACTAATCGCcataaaatcataaaaatgatGCCGAAATCTTTCAAAATGAATTGA
- the LOC124351078 gene encoding galectin-3-like isoform X1, with the protein MMSNRVFAFLLLLLALVTYGGISVDAQGEAQVIEVFQEADAIPSPEEQEANGRTFGPFRNFDALTYKENLLHNKISFLFSLVPRPNAQQWNRPPYAGGFGSNPYQQGAFPPGYPAQFPPGGGGGFHPPHPQFGGGGGMIPGQGFYPGVGSGQGFYPGVGLNNPYYPGMLPGAGYPGIGPGFFPPGILPVIAENNNTNPSGIAGGGGNKPPPSASASVASAAPVASTAAPTTAAAASGGEDAAPAEEEETNRHKIIKMMPKSFKMN; encoded by the exons ATGATGAGTAATAGAGTGTTTGCGTttcttctgctgctgttggcacTGGTGACTTACGGCGGGATATCCGTCGATGCCCAGGGTGAAGCCCAAGTCATTGAAGTGTTCCAAGAAGCTGACGCTATCCCATCACCAGAGGAg CAGGAGGCTAACGGTCGGACATTCGGCCCGTTCCGCAATTTCGACGCGCTTACCTACAAAGAAAATTTGCTGCACAACAAAATCAGTTTTCTCTTCTCGCTCGTACCTCGTCCAA ATGCACAACAATGGAATCGCCCACCTTACGCCGGCGGATTCGGGTCAAATCCGTACCAGCAAGGAGCTTTCCCACCAGGATATCCAGCCCAATTTCCACCAGGAGGCGGAGGAGGGTTTCATCCACCTCATCCTCAATTTGGAGGTGGCGGAGGAATGATTCCGGGACAGGGATTCTACCCCGGTGTTGGATCCGGACAAGGATTCTATCCCGGTGTTGGTTTGAATAATCCTTACTATCCAGGAATGTTACCTGGTGCTGGCTATCCGGGAATAGGGCCAGGTTTCTTTCCGCCGGGGATTCTTCCTGTTATAGCGGAGAATAACAACACCAATCCATCCGGAATAGCCGGAGGAGGAGGGAATAAGCCCCCACCTTCAGCGTCCGCCTCGGTCGCTTCAGCGGCGCCAGTGGCTTCAACGGCCGCTCCAACAACTGCAGCTGCCGCATCCGGCGGGGAAGATGCAGCTCCTGCGGAAGAGGAGGAAACTAATCGCcataaaatcattaaaatgaTGCCGAAATCTTTCAAAATGAATTGA
- the LOC124351071 gene encoding mucin-2-like isoform X1, with amino-acid sequence MAVLLTFALVITVASVCQAAPVSDPTFGRIPQIDFNRQSQFALNWPGLRINGQHHFDIQSGYPAVPLIVPFQPQRWTQPIRPLLRIRPSQPLCVPCFGTQTFNFSGFFPSLLNASSNNSLSSSFLPNINPMFYMWPGLFQPRITPVCCPSPTTAKPTTTTALPTTTRATTALPTTTRATTTLPTTPSATTTLPTTPSTTTTLPTTTSTTITTVPTTTQSPVRVLTRIGPNPLICLPCNAQTGPFPSFPFDPLVNIWREICCPTTTVRPPSTETAPTSTTTSGSTSSTRTTKPLGPCKGSPEDEEDPRCFDFGARQFTLSTILPTAAPTTTSTLPTTISTLPTTTSKPTTTTLKPSTITSKPTTTSTLPTTTSAKPTTTTTTAKPTTTSTLPTTTSAKPTTTTTTAKPTTTSTLPTTTSAKPTTTTTTAKPTTTSTLPTTTSAKPTTTTTTAKPTTTSTLPTTTSAKPTTTTTTAKPTTTSTLPTTTSAKPTTTAKPTTTSTLPTTTSAKPTTTTAKPTTTTTKPTTTSTLPTTTTSKATTTVQPITTAKPTSTTFTPITTSTTTAKPTTTTAKPTATAKPTTTATQSTTTTPRSSTTFTLLPTPSTVQTTTAISATTTTPTPTTSSTITSTLPPTTPSAQSTTTATPGTTTTFTLPTPTETAQTTTTTIPETTTIVPETTTTATDPTTSTLPPITSTVETTTTAIPATTTTEPNFSTEVSGLIPTETIPTTTEAISVILKAAERKLKSSFENDYFYDTEDRR; translated from the exons ATGGCAGTTCTGCTCACT TTTGCACTGGTGATTACCGTGGCGTCGGTCTGCCAAGCTGCTCCGGTCTCAGATCCCACGTTCGGAAGGATTCCGCAAATAGATTTCAACCGGCAGAGTCAGTTTGCTCTGAATTGGCCTGGATTGAGAATAAATGGACAACATCATTTTGACATTCAATCCGGCTATCCGGCTGTCCCACTGATTGTTCCATTCCAGCCGCAGCGCTGGACTCAACCGATCCGTCCTTTACTTCGCATCCGCCCGTCACAGCCACTTTGCGTGCCCTGTTTTGGCACTCAAACATTCAACTTTTCCGGTTTCTTTCCATCGCTATTGAacgccagcagcaacaactcaTTGTCATCATCATTTCTCCCAAACATCAACCCCATGTTCTATATGTGGCCAGGCTTGTTCCAGCCACGAATCACGCCCGTTTGCTGTCCCAGTCCGACTACTGCCaaaccgacaacaacaactgcactGCCAACCACAACCCGTGCAACAACTGCACTGCCAACAACAACCCGTGCAACAACTACACTGCCAACAACACCAAGTGCAACAACTACACTGCCAACAACACCAAGTACAACAACTACactgccaacaacaacaagtacAACAATAACTACAGTGCCAACAACAACTCAATCACCTGTTCGTGTTTTGACACGGATCGGACCGAATCCACTGATCTGCTTGCCGTGCAATGCCCAAACTGGCCCGTTTCCTTCATTTCCTTTCGATCCTTTGGTCAACATTTGGAGAGAGATTTGCTGCCCCACGACCACAGTAAGGCCACCGTCGACAGAAACTGCCCcgacgtcaacaacaacaagtggCTCAACTTCATCGACGAGAACTACGAAACCGCTAGGACCGTGCAAGGGCTCACCGGAAGATGAAGAGGATCCGCGCTGTTTCGATTTCGGGGCCCGTCAGTTCACACTTTCAACTATCCTGCCTACAGCTGCTCCGACAACAACTTCCACCCTGCCAACAACTATAAGTACGCTGCCTACTACAACATCCAAACCAACTACTACAACACTGAAGCCATCAACAATCACGTCCAAGCCAACTACAACTTCCACCCTGCCAACAACTACAAGTGCCAAACCaactactacaacaacaacagccaagcCAACTACAACTTCCACCCTGCCAACAACTACAAGTGCCAAACCaactactacaacaacaacagccaagcCAACTACAACTTCCACCCTGCCAACAACTACAAGTGCCAAACCaactactacaacaacaacagccaagcCAACTACAACTTCCACCCTGCCAACAACTACAAGTgccaaaccaacaacaacaacaacaacagccaagcCAACTACAACTTCCACCCTGCCAACAACTACAAGTGCAAAACCaactactacaacaacaacagccaagcCAACAACAACTTCCACCCTGCCAACGACTACAAGTgccaaaccaacaacaacagccaagcCAACTACAACTTCCACCCTGCCAACGACTACAAGTgccaaaccaacaacaacaacagccaagcCAACAACGACCACTACCAAGCCAACTACAACTTCCACCCtgccaacaaccacaacaagcAAAGCAACTACAACAGTGCAACCGATAACAACTGCCAAGCCAACTTCTACGACATTCACGCCAATAACAACTTCCACAACAACAGCTAaaccgacgacgacaacagctAAACCAACGGCAACAGCCAAGCCAACGACTACGGCAACGCAATCAACAACCACTACCCCCAGATCATCAACAACTTTCACACTGCTGCCCACTCCTTCTACTGTCCAAACGACCACAGCTATTTCGGCTACAACTACTACACCTACCCCAACAACTTCATCAACTATAACTTCCACTCTGCCACCCACTACCCCAAGTGCCCAATCAACAACCACGGCTACTCCaggcacaacaacaactttcaCTCTGCCAACCCCAACTGAAACTGCCCAAACTACTACCACGACCATTCCCGAAACAACAACGATTGTTCCTGAAACAACCACGACTGCAACCGACCCAACAACTTCCACCCTGCCACCCATCACTTCAACTGTCGAAACAACAACGACTGCCATTccggcaacaacaacgacggAGCCTAACTTTTCAACCGAAGTCAGCGGCCTGATTCCAACTGAAACtattccaacaacaacagaagccATTTCTGTCATTTTAAAAGCTGCTGAACGCAAACTAAAATCATCCTTTGAAAACGACTACTTCTACGACACCGAAGATCGTCGCtaa
- the LOC124351077 gene encoding mucin-2-like: MAVLLALMAAIAVASVCQAAPVSDPHHSLYRNAASGPLSNNHQSQFDVNLPGFLRVSGQHNYPYGYHPAQAIVPFQPQQPQQQRWLPSRFPTFGGFNPATALIPPLCLPCSNTSWPFFGNQRNSRQNRLLFPSFSLNAAGSTTNNQGSSSATDWMNWWTNPLGFLFPQNPVPQLPTLPFWTTIFCCNSTNNNSTRPATTTANPATTVIPTTTVVPTTSTPLTTTVVPPTTTAVPQTTTVAPPTTTVAPPTTTVAPPTTTVAPPTTTVAPPTTTVAPPTTTVAPPTTTVAPPSTTAPAERSLESGTNSESLPTDTIPLSGMKLLMNLFPPSYISFLRR, from the exons ATGGCAGTTCTCCTCGCA TTAATGGCGGCGATTGCCGTAGCGTCAGTATGTCAAGCGGCTCCGGTCTCAGATCCTCACCATAGCTTGTATCGGAATGCGGCTTCCGGCCCTCTGAGCAACAACCACCAGAGCCAGTTTGATGTCAACTTGCCGGGATTTCTGAGAGTGAGCGGACAACACAATTACCCGTACGGTTATCATCCGGCCCAAGCGATTGTCCCATTCCAGCCGCAGcaaccgcagcagcagcgttgGTTGCCTTCCAGATTCCCTACTTTTGGCGGATTCAATCCAGCAACGGCTTTAATTCCGCCACTTTGTTTGCCTTGTTCCAACACGAGCTGGCCATTTTTCGGCAACCAGCGTAACTCTCGTCAGAATCGTTtgctttttccttccttcagCTTGAACGCTGCTGGATCAACTACCAACAACCAAGGATCGTCTTCAGCCACGGACTGGATGAATTGGTGGACCAACCCTTTGGGTTTTTTATTCCCGCAGAACCCAGTCCCACAATTGCCAACGCTTCCTTTTTGGACCACCATTTTCTGCTGTAATTCCactaacaacaacagcacccGCCCGGCAACAACTACGGCCAACCCTGCGACaacagtcattccaacaacaaCTGTAGTTCCAACAACTTCAACCCCTCTTACAACTACTGTAGTCCCACCTACAACTACCGCGGTCCCGCAAACAACAACCGTGGCTCCTCCAACAACAACTGTAGCTCCGCCAACAACAACCGTGGCTcctccaacaacaaccgtAGCTCCGCCAACAACAACCGTAGCTCCGCCAACAACAACCGTGGCTCCTCCAACAACAACTGTAGCTCCGCCAACAACTACTGTAGCTCCCCCTTCAACAACAGCTCCAGCGGAAAGGTCTTTAGAGTCCGGCACCAACAGCGAATCTCTCCCGACGGATACGATTCCGCTTTCCGGAATGAAACTCTTGATGAATCTTTTCCCTCCTAGTTACATTAGTTTTCTCCGTCGCtaa